One genomic segment of Salarias fasciatus chromosome 8, fSalaFa1.1, whole genome shotgun sequence includes these proteins:
- the pde6c gene encoding cone cGMP-specific 3',5'-cyclic phosphodiesterase subunit alpha' produces the protein MADKDSVEKYLENNPQFAKEYFDKKVRAEALTAAFSGTVDVKDTASFKDVNAIQEAAIIFELVQELQKPGNMEQSMHKVLQRIALILQADRMGFFMCRGRNGIPELATSLFDVTPTSKYEANLVHPQSEIVFPLDIGIVGHTATTKKPQNVPDVTKNPKFSDFVDKQTGYSTKCMLTFPLVAEKECLGVIMALNKIGADAFTPEDEKLFHKYMNFAQVIMLQHYTAYMFNVESRRSQVLLWSASKVFEELTDIERQFHKALYTVRIYLNCERYSVGLLDMTKEKEFYDEWPVKLGDVEPYKGPKTPDGREVIFYKIIDYLLEGKEEIKVIPGPPADHWALVSGLPTYVAENGFICNMMNVAADDYFTFQKEAVDETGFVIKNVLSLPIVNKKEEIVGIATFFNRKDGKPFDEHDEQITEALTQFLGWSVLNCDTYDKLNRMEWRKDIAQEMLMYQSRCTKDELQSILNTNEKFGSEPEDCDQKEMYKLLKATCPPANDVHGEDLYLFSFSDFPVTEFELIKCGIRMFFELGVVEKFKVPAETLTRWMYTVRKGYRAITYHNWRHGFNVGHTMFCLLQTGRLRKYYTDLDAFAMVAAAFCHDIDHRGTNNLYQTKSASPLARLHGSSILERHHLEYSKTLMAEESLNIFCNLQKRQFENVQHLFDVCIIATDLALYFKKRTMFQNIVNATEPMAEEKEAIAFVSNNPTRKEIIMAMMMTGCDLSAITKPWEVQSKVALMVAAEFWEQGDLERSVLDQQPIPMMDRNCAEQLPKMQCGFIDFVCSFVYKEFSRFHKEIQPMFDGLNNNRSHWNELAQVYEAKMKAIEEEKKKLEEAEAKKAYGHYTYSPSTQ, from the exons ATGGCAGACAAGGATAGCGTGGAGAAGTACCTGGAGAACAACCCGCAGTTCGCCAAAGAGTACTTTGACAAGAAGGTGCGCGCCGAGGCGCTGACCGCAGCCTTCTCCGGGACCGTGGACGTGAAGGACACCGCTTCCTTCAAGGATGTTAACGCCATCCAGGAGGCCGCCATCATCTTCGAGCtggtgcaggagctgcagaagcCGGGGAACATGGAGCAGTCCATGCACAAAGTGCTGCAGAGGATCGCGCTCATCCTGCAGGCCGACAGGATGGGCTTCTTCATGTGCCGAGGCCGGAACGGGATACCTGAGCTCGCCACCAGCCTCTTCGACGTGACCCCCACGTCCAAATACGAAGCCAACCTCGTGCATCCGCAGTCGGAGATCGTCTTCCCTCTAGACATCGGGATCGTGGGTCACACCGCGACCACCAAAAAGCCGCAAAACGTACCGGACGTGACCAAG AATCCAAAGTTCTCTGACTTTGTGGACAAACAGACTGGATACTCGACCAAATGCATGCTCACTTTCCCTCTGGTTGCTGAAAAAGAGTGCCTTGGAGTCATCATGGCACTAAACAAAATAGGAGCTGACGCTTTCACCCCAGAGGATGAGAAG CTCTTCCACAAGTACATGAACTTTGCCCAAGTCATCATGCTGCAGCACTACACGGCCTACATGTTCAATGTGGAGTCAAGGAGAAGTCAG GTGCTGCTCTGGTCGGCCAGTAAAGTATTTGAGGAGTTGACAGACATCGAGAGACAGTTCCACAAAGCGCTCTACACCGTAAGAATCTACCTGAACTGTGAACGATACTCAGTGGGCCTGCTGGACATGACCAAGGAGAAG GAATTTTATGATGAATGGCCGGTGAAACTGGGAGATGTGGAACCTTATAAAGGACCGAAAACACCTGACGGCAGG gAAGTCATCTTTTACAAGATTATTGACTACCTCCTGGAGGGCAAAGAAGAAATTAAAGTCATACC cggtCCGCCTGCAGATCACTGGGCTCTGGTCAGCGGGCTGCCTACCTACGTAGCAGAGAATGGCTTT ATCTGCAACATGATGAACGTGGCTGCAGACGACTACTTCACTTTCCAG AAAGAGGCCGTGGATGAGACGGGCTTTGTTATCAAAAACGTCTTGTCGCTGCCGATCGTCAACAAGAAGGAAGAAATCGTCGGCATCGCCACTTTCTTCAACAGGAAGGACGGCAAACCGTTTGATGAGCACGACGAGCAGATCACTGAG GCGCTGACACAGTTCCTGGGATGGTCAGTGCTCAACTGCGATACCTACGACAAGCTGAACCGCATGGAGTGGAGAAAAGACATCGCCCAGGAGATGCTCATGTACCAGTCCAGATGCACCAAAGATGAGCTGCAGTCCATTCTG AACACCAATGAGAAGTTTGGTTCGGAGCCTGAGGACTGTGACCAGAAAGAGATGTACAAACTACTG AAAGCAACCTGCCCGCCAGCTAACGATGTCCACGGAGAGGATCTGTACCTGTTCTCCTTCAGTGATTTCCCCGTTACGGAGTTCGAGCTCATCAAATGCGGCATTCGCATGTTCTTTGAGCTCGGAGTGGTTGAGAAGTTCAAAGTTCCTGCGGAG ACGCTGACCAGGTGGATGTACACCGTGAGGAAGGGCTACCGCGCCATCACCTACCACAACTGGAGGCACGGGTTCAACGTCGGCCACACCATGTTCTGCCTGCTGCAG acagggaggctgaggaagtACTACACCGATCTAGATGCCTTTGCCATGGTGGCTGCAGCTTTCTGCCACGATATCGACCACAGAGGAACCAACAACCTCTACCAGACAAA GAGCGCGTCGCCTCTGGCTCGACTTCATGGCTCCTCCATCTTGGAGAGGCACCATTTAGAGTACAGCAAGACGCTGATGGCTGAGGAG agCTTGAACATTTTCTGCAACCTCCAGAAGCGTCAGTTTGAGAACGTGCAGCACTTGTTCGACGTCTGCATCATCGCCACTGATCTCGCCCTTTACTTCAA AAAAAGAACCATGTTCCAAAATATTGTGAATGCCACAGAGCCGATGGCAGAAGAAAAGGAGGCCATTGCTTTCGTCTCCAACAACCCCACCAGGAAGGAAATTATCAT GGCCATGATGATGACGGGTTGCGACTTGTCAGCTATCACCAAACCCTGGGAGGTGCAGAGCAAG GTGGCTCTGATGGTCGCAGCTGAATTCTGGGAACAGGGTGATTTGGAGAGAAGTGTTTTGGATCAGCAACCAATT CCCATGATGGACAGAAATTGTGCCGAACAGCTACCCAAGATGCAGTGTGGCTTCATCGATTTTGTGTGCTCATTTGTATACAAG GAGTTCTCCAGGTTCCACAAAGAGATCCAGCCCATGTTTGACGGTCTGAACAACAACAGGTCACACTGGAATGAGCTGGCGCAGGTTTATGAGGCGAAGATGAAAGCTatcgaggaggagaagaaaaaactaGAAGAAGCGGAAGCCAAGAAAG CATATGGACATTACACTTACTCTCCTTCAACTCAATAG
- the cep55l gene encoding centrosomal protein of 55 kDa isoform X1 — protein MTSKGAKETIVSRLGFKSSSGSSTSKAEAELDKVRKENAHLRKKIDELAKRHIKPPDSDKSKLLERILSLETLRERNNQQLLVKEQELEAVRQQLTAKGGEVVASLQAQLEQRRKEAEQRDALFQNLSQETENLKNKLATVSARCQSLETQVVNGQDMTLIQEQLKDALEKNQQWLMYDQQREAYVQSVHARAMELEQQLTQAKQEAGSEGETCTAADSVGPEKESQLKSHFDQKLSELQRDLERHREEAARSRQELSVQREQTLRAQAELQAQKEQVTRVQDELLALQRKYGEKRAELSSLLGKHEEKSKALEDAQMQLQAERLGNRHAACEERKVSSERADRMRAELEAADARLEEERKRSAELLLQVNMLQKSLISQKEEQRRIAALEQQIQLSAKDSENEKIDRQSMQHQLHKVLKELRKARDQIAKLESAKQPNARFSEPTSYSRLDFERLTIDSPPGPTSPSKVTSLLDESFLECPKCQASYPTSRHRELLAHIDYCLA, from the exons ATGACATCCAAAGGTGCCAAAGAGACCATTGTCTCCAGGCTGGGCTTCAAATCCAGCAGCGGCAGCTCGACCTCCAAAGCCGAGGCAGAGCTGGACAAAGTCAGGAAGGAGAACGCTCACCTGAGGAAGAAGATCGATGAACTGGCCAAACGACACATCAAACCACCTGACTCGGACAAAAGcaagctgctggag aGGATTCTTTCTCTTGAAACCCTGCGAGAGAGAAAcaatcagcagctgctggtaAAAGAGCAGGAACTGGAGGCTGTGaggcagcagctgactgctAAAGGAGGAGAG GTGGTTGCGTCGCTGCAGGCCCAGCTGGAGCAGCGCAGgaaggaggcagagcagagagacgcgCTGTTCCAGAATTTGTCACAGGAGACGGAGAATCTGAAAAACAAGCTGGCTACCGTTTCTGCCCGATGCCAATCCCTGGAAACACAGGTGGTG aaTGGACAGGACATGACCCTCATCCAAGAACAACTGAAAGAT gCTCTGGAGAAGAACCAGCAGTGGCTGATGTACGACCAGCAGCGAGAGGCGTACGTCCAGTCGGTCCACGCTCGGGCgatggagctggagcagcagctgaccCAGGCCAAGCAGGAGGCCGGTTCAGAGGGAGAGACGTGTA ctgctgctgattcaGTCGGCCCGGAGAAGGAGTCCCAGCTGAAAAGCCACTTCGACCAAAAGctgtctgagctgcagagagaccTGGAGAGGCACAGGGAGGAGGCCGCCAGGAGCAGACAGGAGCTCAGCGTGCAGAGGGAGCAG actctgagagCTCAAGCCGAGCTGCAGGCTCAGAAGGAGCAGGTCACCAGGGTTCAGGACGAACTGCTGGCACTGCAGAGGAAGTACGGGGAGAAGCGCGCCGAGCTGTCGTCCCTCCTCGGAAAGCACGAGGAGAAGAGCAAAGCGCTGGAGGACGCCCAGATGCAACTGCAGGCCGAGCGGCTCGGCAACAG ACACGCCGCGTGCGAGGAGAGGAAGGTGTCCAGTGAGCGGGCAGACAGGATGCGGGCGGAGCTGGAGGCCGCCGACGCCAgattggaggaggagaggaagagatcCGCCGAACTCCTGCTGCAG GTAAATATGCTGCAGAAGTCTCTAATCAGCCaaaaagaagagcagagaagaatcGCAGCACTGGAGCAACAG ATCCAGCTCTCTGCCAAGGACTCGGAGAATGAAAAAATTGATCGTCAGAGCATGCAGCACCAGTTACATAAGGTGCTGAAGGAGCTCCGCAAGGCCCGTGATCAGATTGCCAAGCTGGAGTCGGCT aagCAGCCGAATGCGCGTTTTTCAGAGCCCACCTCGTACAGCAGGCTGGATTTCGAACGCCTCACTATTGATTCCCCTCCCGGGCCGACATCCCCGTCGAAAGTCACCAGCCTCCTGGATGAGAGTTTCCTGGAGTGCCCGAAGTGCCAGGCCTCGTATCCCACCAGCCGCCACCGGGAGCTTCTGGCTCACATCGACTACTGCCTGGCCTGA
- the cep55l gene encoding centrosomal protein of 55 kDa isoform X2, whose translation MTSKGAKETIVSRLGFKSSSGSSTSKAEAELDKVRKENAHLRKKIDELAKRHIKPPDSDKSKLLERILSLETLRERNNQQLLVKEQELEAVRQQLTAKGGEVVASLQAQLEQRRKEAEQRDALFQNLSQETENLKNKLATVSARCQSLETQNGQDMTLIQEQLKDALEKNQQWLMYDQQREAYVQSVHARAMELEQQLTQAKQEAGSEGETCTAADSVGPEKESQLKSHFDQKLSELQRDLERHREEAARSRQELSVQREQTLRAQAELQAQKEQVTRVQDELLALQRKYGEKRAELSSLLGKHEEKSKALEDAQMQLQAERLGNRHAACEERKVSSERADRMRAELEAADARLEEERKRSAELLLQVNMLQKSLISQKEEQRRIAALEQQIQLSAKDSENEKIDRQSMQHQLHKVLKELRKARDQIAKLESAKQPNARFSEPTSYSRLDFERLTIDSPPGPTSPSKVTSLLDESFLECPKCQASYPTSRHRELLAHIDYCLA comes from the exons ATGACATCCAAAGGTGCCAAAGAGACCATTGTCTCCAGGCTGGGCTTCAAATCCAGCAGCGGCAGCTCGACCTCCAAAGCCGAGGCAGAGCTGGACAAAGTCAGGAAGGAGAACGCTCACCTGAGGAAGAAGATCGATGAACTGGCCAAACGACACATCAAACCACCTGACTCGGACAAAAGcaagctgctggag aGGATTCTTTCTCTTGAAACCCTGCGAGAGAGAAAcaatcagcagctgctggtaAAAGAGCAGGAACTGGAGGCTGTGaggcagcagctgactgctAAAGGAGGAGAG GTGGTTGCGTCGCTGCAGGCCCAGCTGGAGCAGCGCAGgaaggaggcagagcagagagacgcgCTGTTCCAGAATTTGTCACAGGAGACGGAGAATCTGAAAAACAAGCTGGCTACCGTTTCTGCCCGATGCCAATCCCTGGAAACACAG aaTGGACAGGACATGACCCTCATCCAAGAACAACTGAAAGAT gCTCTGGAGAAGAACCAGCAGTGGCTGATGTACGACCAGCAGCGAGAGGCGTACGTCCAGTCGGTCCACGCTCGGGCgatggagctggagcagcagctgaccCAGGCCAAGCAGGAGGCCGGTTCAGAGGGAGAGACGTGTA ctgctgctgattcaGTCGGCCCGGAGAAGGAGTCCCAGCTGAAAAGCCACTTCGACCAAAAGctgtctgagctgcagagagaccTGGAGAGGCACAGGGAGGAGGCCGCCAGGAGCAGACAGGAGCTCAGCGTGCAGAGGGAGCAG actctgagagCTCAAGCCGAGCTGCAGGCTCAGAAGGAGCAGGTCACCAGGGTTCAGGACGAACTGCTGGCACTGCAGAGGAAGTACGGGGAGAAGCGCGCCGAGCTGTCGTCCCTCCTCGGAAAGCACGAGGAGAAGAGCAAAGCGCTGGAGGACGCCCAGATGCAACTGCAGGCCGAGCGGCTCGGCAACAG ACACGCCGCGTGCGAGGAGAGGAAGGTGTCCAGTGAGCGGGCAGACAGGATGCGGGCGGAGCTGGAGGCCGCCGACGCCAgattggaggaggagaggaagagatcCGCCGAACTCCTGCTGCAG GTAAATATGCTGCAGAAGTCTCTAATCAGCCaaaaagaagagcagagaagaatcGCAGCACTGGAGCAACAG ATCCAGCTCTCTGCCAAGGACTCGGAGAATGAAAAAATTGATCGTCAGAGCATGCAGCACCAGTTACATAAGGTGCTGAAGGAGCTCCGCAAGGCCCGTGATCAGATTGCCAAGCTGGAGTCGGCT aagCAGCCGAATGCGCGTTTTTCAGAGCCCACCTCGTACAGCAGGCTGGATTTCGAACGCCTCACTATTGATTCCCCTCCCGGGCCGACATCCCCGTCGAAAGTCACCAGCCTCCTGGATGAGAGTTTCCTGGAGTGCCCGAAGTGCCAGGCCTCGTATCCCACCAGCCGCCACCGGGAGCTTCTGGCTCACATCGACTACTGCCTGGCCTGA
- the rbp4 gene encoding retinol-binding protein 4: protein MLRYVVALCLLAVSWAQDCQVANIQVMQNFDKTRYAGTWYAVAKKDPEGLFLLDNIVAQLHVAEDGTMTATAKGRVIILNNWEMCADMLATFENTEDPAKFRMKYWGAATYLQTGNDHHWVIDTDYDNYAVHYSCRVVDEDGTCLDGYSFIFSRHPGGLRTEDQPIVTQKKIDICLLGKYRRVDHTGFCETADTANPEPSV, encoded by the exons ATGCTGCGGTACGTCGTCGCTCTCTGTCTTCTGGCTGTGTCCTGGGCACAGGACTGCCAGGTAGCCAACATCCAGGTCATGCAGAACTTTGACAAAACCAGG TACGCAGGTACGTGGTACGCCGTCGCAAAGAAGGACCCAGAGGGCTTGTTCCTCCTCGACAACATTGTGGCCCAGCTTCATGTTGCAGAGGATGGAACGATGACTGCCACTGCCAAGGGCAGAGTCATCATCCTCAA CAACTGGGAAATGTGCGCCGACATGTTGGCCACGTTCGAGAACACCGAGGACCCCGCCAAGTTCAGGATGAAGTACTGGGGAGCCGCAACCtacctgcagacaggaa ATGACCACCACTGGGTCATCGACACCGACTACGACAACTACGCCGTGCACTACTCCTGCAGAGTCGTGGACGAAGACGGCACCTGCCTGGACGGCTACTCCTTCATATTCTCCCGTCATCCAGGCGggctgaggacagaggaccagCCCATCGTCACACAGAAGAAGATAGACATCTGTCTGTTAGGCAAATACCGACGGGTTGATCACACCG GTTTCTGTGAAACCGCGGACACGGCCAATCCAGAGCCCAgtgtttaa